Proteins encoded by one window of Pseudonocardia sp. HH130629-09:
- a CDS encoding PIN domain-containing protein: protein MDGDVELLVPSLVIDEFERNRERIEQSMTTSVADRFRLLQKDLETLTAEWHRPGFEAINALAYEMPLIGAMAMRNFRDILELLRAGWVLEPSDAERLGVVERGLAKQAPFHRHKNSVADALLVELYATAGGESEDGTYCFVTSNHLDFSVENGDQRLPHPDIEALFDGESSRYYLGVCGLQAAMVDHYDPDEFREILDVSDFQENPRTLDAILEAEQEFFDRVWYERSVLHTYRYEQGESDETPEQYKVSKDAQARVRERRPDLRLCDSDFEWGVSAAAIGDI from the coding sequence ATGGACGGGGATGTCGAGCTGCTGGTTCCGTCTCTCGTGATCGACGAGTTCGAGCGCAATCGCGAGCGCATCGAGCAGTCGATGACGACGAGTGTGGCTGACCGGTTCAGGCTGCTCCAGAAGGATCTAGAGACGCTGACGGCCGAGTGGCACCGTCCAGGGTTCGAGGCGATCAACGCGCTTGCGTATGAGATGCCCCTGATCGGCGCGATGGCGATGCGGAACTTCCGGGACATCCTCGAGCTGCTGAGGGCCGGGTGGGTCCTCGAACCGAGCGACGCCGAGCGGCTGGGTGTGGTCGAGAGGGGTCTTGCTAAGCAGGCGCCCTTCCATCGCCACAAGAACAGCGTCGCCGACGCTTTGCTGGTCGAGCTGTACGCCACGGCTGGCGGTGAAAGCGAGGACGGAACCTACTGCTTCGTCACGTCGAACCATCTCGACTTCTCGGTGGAGAATGGCGACCAGCGGCTCCCACACCCCGACATCGAAGCTTTGTTCGACGGCGAGTCGTCGCGGTACTACCTCGGCGTGTGCGGGCTGCAGGCGGCGATGGTCGACCACTACGACCCGGATGAGTTCAGGGAGATCCTCGACGTGTCCGACTTCCAGGAGAATCCGCGGACCCTGGACGCGATACTCGAAGCGGAGCAGGAGTTCTTCGACCGGGTCTGGTATGAGCGTTCCGTTCTCCACACCTACCGCTACGAGCAGGGCGAGAGCGACGAAACACCAGAGCAGTACAAGGTCTCGAAAGACGCCCAGGCCCGGGTCCGCGAGCGACGGCCAGACTTGCGGCTCTGCGACAGCGACTTCGAGTGGGGGGTGTCTGCTGCAGCGATAGGTGACATCTGA
- a CDS encoding helix-turn-helix domain-containing protein, producing MQRLLLTAEEVAEALHVGRSRVYMLIASKELTSIKIGSLRRIPVDAVREYAARLVEQEREAS from the coding sequence ATGCAACGGCTGTTGCTCACTGCGGAGGAGGTCGCGGAGGCCCTGCACGTCGGGCGTTCGCGCGTCTACATGCTGATCGCGTCGAAGGAGCTGACCTCCATCAAGATCGGCAGCCTGCGGCGCATCCCGGTCGACGCCGTGCGCGAGTACGCGGCCCGGCTCGTGGAGCAGGAACGCGAGGCGTCCTGA
- a CDS encoding replication initiator, translating into MGTGHGSATVEDLAARRLSRLAGTTPTADLVTAAGRREDFAGWLRHVTPAAGCAHPIRLSGTVFRVEQATGRFTSERHTAQMPDGLIYTACGNRRASVCPSCAETYRADTFQLVTAGLVGGKGTPASVAGHPCVFLTVTAPSFGPVHSHRTDRRGRPLPCRPRRDDTSCEHGTGHACWERHTEDDDPRVGRPLCLDCYDHPHQAVWNLHVGELWRRTMIAATRNLRQLEKLTGHKLRLSYTKVAEFQARGAVHLHALVRLDGRDPDPTLSHLTLSPPPGISAAQVALLLRGAVTETSFTTAPHPYRPEGWPIAWGEQVDPRPVRLAARDLDDAAEITTTAVAAYLAKYATKATETAGHLSTRLRPDTVRSYTDHTTHTGRQIDACWRLGQRPVGWDPDDWSTSWGRLWRWAHMLGFAGHFSTRSRRYSTTLTALRQARRDWQRDHANPRPAADEVERLDEGADTTEVVISSLHFAGIGWHTTADALLANTAAAQARARRRAAREELTSTTAG; encoded by the coding sequence ATGGGCACCGGCCACGGCTCCGCGACCGTCGAGGACCTCGCGGCCCGACGCCTGTCCCGCCTGGCCGGAACCACTCCCACCGCCGACCTCGTGACCGCCGCTGGCCGTCGCGAGGACTTCGCGGGCTGGCTGCGCCACGTCACCCCTGCCGCCGGATGCGCCCACCCCATCCGACTGTCCGGTACCGTGTTCCGCGTCGAACAGGCCACCGGCCGCTTCACCTCCGAGCGCCACACCGCGCAGATGCCCGACGGCCTGATCTACACCGCCTGCGGCAACCGCCGCGCCTCCGTCTGCCCCTCGTGTGCGGAGACCTACCGCGCCGACACCTTCCAGCTCGTCACCGCCGGCCTCGTCGGCGGCAAAGGCACCCCCGCCTCGGTGGCCGGGCACCCGTGCGTGTTCCTGACCGTCACCGCCCCCTCGTTCGGCCCGGTCCACAGCCACCGCACCGACCGACGCGGCCGGCCACTTCCATGCCGGCCCCGCCGCGACGACACGTCCTGTGAGCACGGGACCGGTCACGCCTGTTGGGAGCGCCACACAGAAGATGATGACCCGCGGGTGGGGCGGCCGTTGTGTCTGGACTGCTACGACCACCCGCACCAGGCGGTGTGGAACCTGCACGTCGGGGAGCTGTGGCGGCGCACGATGATCGCCGCCACCCGCAACCTGCGCCAGCTCGAGAAACTGACCGGCCACAAGCTCCGGCTGTCCTACACCAAGGTCGCCGAGTTCCAGGCCCGCGGCGCCGTGCACCTGCACGCCCTGGTCCGCCTCGACGGCCGCGACCCCGACCCGACCCTGTCCCACCTGACCCTGTCCCCGCCGCCGGGGATCTCCGCCGCCCAGGTCGCCCTGCTGCTCCGTGGAGCGGTCACCGAGACCTCGTTCACCACCGCTCCACATCCCTACCGACCCGAGGGCTGGCCGATCGCCTGGGGCGAGCAGGTCGACCCCCGCCCCGTCCGGCTCGCCGCCCGCGACCTCGACGACGCCGCGGAGATCACCACGACCGCCGTCGCCGCCTACCTCGCCAAGTACGCCACCAAGGCCACCGAGACCGCCGGGCACCTCTCGACGCGGTTGCGGCCGGACACGGTGCGCTCCTACACCGACCACACCACCCACACCGGCCGTCAGATCGACGCCTGCTGGCGCCTCGGGCAACGCCCCGTCGGCTGGGACCCCGACGACTGGTCGACGTCCTGGGGACGGCTGTGGCGGTGGGCGCACATGCTCGGCTTCGCCGGGCACTTCTCCACCCGCTCCCGCCGCTACTCGACCACGCTCACGGCGCTGCGGCAGGCGCGTCGGGACTGGCAACGCGACCACGCCAACCCCCGCCCTGCCGCCGACGAGGTCGAGCGCCTGGACGAGGGCGCGGACACGACCGAGGTCGTCATCTCCTCGCTGCACTTCGCCGGGATCGGCTGGCACACCACCGCCGATGCCCTGCTGGCCAACACCGCTGCCGCGCAGGCCCGGGCCAGGAGGCGTGCCGCCCGCGAGGAACTGACCAGCACGACAGCCGGATGA
- a CDS encoding IS1380 family transposase, with the protein MQTTSTRPPVIVTADGAGVVSHVGSRLLADVADRTTLTSELSTALAPLRRARARHDPGRVLVDLAVAVADGATRICEIAVLADQGAVFGSVASDSTCWRLLDKLDERRLSSIAAGRARAREVVWAQHADVDGRAFPAARVAGRDLRRHGRDVLVIDLDATIVIAHSEKEQATPTFKKTFGYHPMLAFCDNTGEFLAARLRRGNAGANTAADHINVLDDALAQIPDAFRHGHPILVRTDTAGATKAFLAHIRAQQDTAVSCEFSVGWAVTDRERTVISLVPKTVWAEAVDADGGHRDGAGLAEITGLLPASALVDYPAGTRVVVRRERPHPGAQLDAFEERDGWRYTAFATDTRVGQLAFLDARHRAHARVEDRIRCGKDTGLNHFPSRSFAVNAAWLTVVMLAVDLITWTQRLLLDGDLAKVEPKALRYRLLHTAARITRGQRRVWVRIQRSWPWAVDLARAFARLCALPVPAG; encoded by the coding sequence GTGCAGACTACAAGCACGCGCCCACCGGTCATCGTGACCGCCGACGGCGCTGGGGTGGTGTCGCACGTCGGGTCGCGTCTGCTGGCCGATGTCGCCGACCGGACCACGTTGACCAGTGAACTCTCGACCGCGCTCGCACCGCTGCGACGAGCTCGGGCGCGTCATGATCCGGGGCGGGTGCTGGTCGATCTGGCCGTCGCGGTCGCCGACGGGGCCACGAGGATCTGCGAGATCGCGGTCCTGGCCGATCAGGGCGCGGTGTTCGGGTCGGTGGCATCGGACTCGACCTGCTGGCGACTGCTCGACAAGCTCGACGAGCGCCGGTTGTCCTCGATCGCGGCGGGGCGGGCGCGGGCCCGGGAGGTGGTCTGGGCCCAGCACGCCGACGTCGATGGTCGCGCGTTTCCCGCGGCTCGGGTCGCCGGCCGCGACCTGCGCCGGCACGGCCGGGACGTGCTGGTGATCGATCTCGACGCCACGATCGTCATCGCCCACAGCGAGAAGGAACAGGCCACGCCCACGTTCAAGAAGACGTTCGGGTATCACCCGATGCTGGCGTTCTGCGACAACACCGGCGAGTTCCTCGCCGCCCGCTTGCGCCGCGGGAACGCCGGTGCGAACACCGCCGCGGATCACATCAACGTGCTCGACGACGCGCTCGCCCAGATCCCTGACGCGTTCCGTCACGGGCACCCGATCCTGGTCCGCACCGACACCGCGGGCGCCACGAAAGCCTTCCTCGCCCACATCCGAGCGCAACAAGACACAGCGGTGAGCTGTGAGTTCTCCGTCGGCTGGGCCGTCACCGACCGCGAACGCACCGTGATCAGCCTGGTCCCGAAGACGGTGTGGGCCGAGGCGGTCGACGCTGACGGCGGGCACCGTGACGGCGCCGGGCTGGCCGAGATCACCGGCTTGCTCCCCGCCTCCGCGTTGGTCGACTACCCGGCCGGGACCCGCGTTGTCGTCCGTCGCGAACGGCCGCATCCCGGCGCGCAGCTCGATGCGTTCGAGGAGCGTGACGGCTGGCGCTACACCGCGTTCGCCACCGACACCCGCGTCGGGCAGCTCGCCTTCCTCGACGCCCGCCACCGCGCCCACGCCCGGGTCGAGGACCGGATCCGCTGCGGCAAGGACACCGGCCTCAACCACTTCCCGTCCCGGTCCTTCGCCGTCAACGCGGCGTGGTTGACCGTGGTCATGCTCGCGGTCGACCTGATCACCTGGACCCAGCGCCTGCTTCTCGACGGCGACCTGGCGAAGGTCGAGCCGAAGGCGTTGCGCTACCGGTTGTTGCACACCGCCGCGCGGATCACCCGCGGGCAACGCCGAGTCTGGGTCCGTATCCAACGGTCCTGGCCCTGGGCGGTCGATCTCGCCCGCGCGTTCGCGCGGCTGTGCGCGTTGCCTGTTCCTGCTGGTTGA
- a CDS encoding inositol monophosphatase family protein, with translation MTTAADLLGIGQAAMKTALALIASREPGRVTVKSDRDVASEVDYAVENELRDFLARETPHVGFLGEENGETDQRETLWVLDPVDGTANFVRGVPLYAVSLALVEDGHPVVGLISLPAVGLHYAATQHGGAHCNGDRIRHRATASLRDAMVSLGDYAVGESAAEKNLDRLAITARLAERVERVRMVGSAATDLAWVAHGKIDATVILANKPWDTAAGTLLAREAGALVVDRFGEPHSLESTSTVALSPELFGDLIPLLAE, from the coding sequence GTGACCACCGCGGCGGACCTCCTCGGAATCGGCCAGGCGGCGATGAAGACCGCGCTGGCGCTCATCGCGTCGCGCGAGCCCGGCAGGGTGACGGTCAAGAGTGACCGCGACGTCGCGAGCGAGGTCGACTACGCCGTCGAGAACGAGCTCCGGGACTTCCTCGCCCGCGAGACGCCGCACGTCGGGTTCCTCGGCGAAGAGAACGGCGAGACCGACCAGCGGGAAACGCTGTGGGTGCTGGACCCGGTGGACGGGACGGCGAACTTCGTCCGTGGGGTGCCGCTCTACGCCGTGTCCCTGGCCCTGGTCGAGGACGGACACCCGGTCGTCGGTCTGATCAGCCTGCCCGCGGTCGGGCTGCACTACGCCGCGACGCAGCACGGCGGCGCCCACTGCAACGGCGACCGCATCCGGCACCGAGCCACGGCGTCCCTGCGCGACGCGATGGTGTCGCTCGGCGACTACGCCGTCGGAGAGTCGGCAGCGGAGAAGAACCTCGATCGTCTGGCGATCACGGCACGACTCGCCGAACGCGTCGAACGTGTCCGAATGGTCGGATCGGCGGCCACCGATCTGGCGTGGGTGGCGCACGGAAAGATCGACGCGACCGTCATCCTGGCGAACAAGCCGTGGGACACGGCCGCAGGAACACTCCTCGCACGTGAGGCCGGCGCCCTGGTCGTCGACCGGTTCGGGGAACCGCACTCGCTGGAATCGACCAGTACCGTCGCGCTCTCACCGGAACTGTTCGGCGACCTCATTCCGCTACTCGCCGAATAG
- a CDS encoding SDR family oxidoreductase — protein MSERSSTDTNGVHGRDPYPLRGRTVLVTGASRRGGIGYAIAALAASYGASTVLHHFQPHDDAQEWGADDLDAVVESVRRRALDNAVVAEVGVDLADPRGPARLMDDSVELVGHVDVLICNHALTGEDGTLGAVTAEQLDAHWAVDARSSILLAQAFVQQHDGRPGGSIVFLTSGQELGPLPGEVAYAAAKSAMAGLTTTIADELADLGIRVNTVNPGPVDTGYLTHDMWRLVAPMFPFGRYGRPDDPARLIVWLATDEAAWITGQTINTEGGFGRWRPRSPS, from the coding sequence ATGTCTGAACGCTCCTCCACCGATACGAATGGTGTGCATGGTCGAGATCCGTACCCGTTGCGCGGCCGCACCGTGCTCGTCACTGGTGCCAGTCGACGGGGCGGGATCGGCTACGCGATTGCCGCCCTGGCGGCCTCCTACGGCGCGAGTACTGTCCTGCATCACTTTCAGCCTCATGACGACGCCCAGGAGTGGGGCGCCGACGATCTCGATGCCGTCGTCGAGTCGGTTCGACGACGCGCACTTGACAACGCGGTTGTCGCGGAGGTCGGTGTCGATCTCGCTGACCCCCGCGGGCCTGCGCGCCTGATGGACGATTCTGTCGAACTGGTCGGACACGTCGATGTCTTGATCTGCAACCATGCGCTTACCGGGGAGGACGGGACGCTGGGCGCCGTCACGGCCGAGCAGCTGGATGCCCACTGGGCGGTCGATGCACGCTCGTCGATCTTGCTCGCTCAAGCCTTCGTCCAACAGCACGACGGCCGGCCCGGGGGCTCGATCGTGTTCCTGACGTCCGGTCAGGAACTTGGTCCGCTGCCGGGGGAGGTCGCTTACGCGGCGGCCAAGTCGGCGATGGCCGGGCTCACCACGACGATCGCGGATGAGCTTGCCGACCTCGGTATACGCGTGAACACCGTGAACCCCGGTCCGGTCGACACGGGATACCTGACCCATGACATGTGGCGGCTTGTCGCGCCGATGTTCCCCTTCGGCCGTTACGGACGTCCTGACGACCCTGCCCGATTGATCGTCTGGCTCGCCACCGACGAAGCCGCCTGGATCACCGGACAGACGATCAACACCGAGGGAGGGTTCGGGCGTTGGCGTCCCCGTAGTCCCTCCTGA
- a CDS encoding FtsK/SpoIIIE domain-containing protein: MSEHRPTLPLPVPAAEDTAPRRLVRPLLVLARWVDEYRAHRREHRAEVGPSIWEPIHLGTDEDGRPVRVPLMYRNMLLAGEPGAGKSVGLNNIVAHAALATDCRLWLFDGKIVELGLWRGCADRFVANDLSDAISALLDLQSEMDQRYAVLDDERRRKIAPADGVPPVVVVLDELAYFSATAGTKREQEAFSVLVRDLVARGRAAGIIVVAATQRPSADIIPTSLRDLFGYRWAFRCTTDTSSDIVLGHGWASRGHSAASVAPEAKGIGFLLAEGGIPRRIKAAHLSDAQVYALAERAALGRLAAGIALGQDLDDTTAPGGTS; this comes from the coding sequence ATGTCTGAGCACCGGCCCACCCTGCCGCTGCCCGTCCCGGCCGCCGAGGACACCGCGCCGCGCCGCCTGGTGCGGCCGCTGCTGGTGCTGGCCCGCTGGGTCGACGAGTACCGCGCCCACCGCCGCGAACACCGCGCCGAGGTCGGGCCGTCGATCTGGGAGCCGATCCACCTGGGCACCGACGAGGACGGCCGCCCGGTCCGCGTCCCGCTGATGTACCGCAACATGCTCCTGGCCGGTGAGCCCGGCGCCGGGAAGTCCGTCGGGTTGAACAACATCGTCGCCCACGCCGCCCTCGCGACCGACTGCCGCCTGTGGCTGTTCGACGGCAAGATCGTCGAACTCGGCCTCTGGCGGGGCTGCGCCGACCGGTTCGTCGCCAACGACCTGTCCGACGCGATCTCCGCCCTGCTCGACCTGCAGTCCGAGATGGACCAGCGCTACGCCGTCCTCGACGACGAACGGCGCCGCAAGATCGCCCCCGCCGACGGGGTCCCGCCGGTCGTGGTGGTCCTCGACGAGCTGGCCTACTTCTCCGCCACCGCCGGCACCAAGCGCGAGCAGGAAGCCTTCTCCGTCCTCGTCCGCGACCTCGTGGCCCGCGGTCGGGCGGCGGGGATCATCGTCGTCGCCGCGACGCAGCGCCCGTCGGCGGACATCATCCCCACGTCGCTGCGGGACCTGTTCGGGTACCGGTGGGCATTCCGCTGCACCACCGACACCAGTTCCGACATCGTCCTCGGACACGGCTGGGCCTCCCGCGGACACTCCGCCGCGAGCGTCGCTCCGGAGGCGAAGGGGATCGGGTTCCTGCTCGCCGAAGGCGGCATCCCGCGCCGGATCAAGGCCGCGCACCTGTCCGATGCCCAGGTGTACGCCCTGGCCGAGCGGGCCGCGCTGGGCCGCCTCGCCGCCGGGATCGCGCTCGGCCAGGACCTCGACGACACCACCGCCCCTGGGGGTACGTCGTGA
- a CDS encoding site-specific integrase → MARKRANGEGSIYRRADGRYTAAAFVPVSGGGRRRVYVYGRTRDEVRGKLDDLMRQADDGIPRARERQTVAAYLDYWLEHVVRPEKRATTFNSYESLVRLHIVPVIGRKKLDELGPADVRRLLAVLREKEISGSGGGVRRLSPRMVQFAHAVLRNALSNAVREELISRNVAKLVQVSNPEYDVGVSLDPVAARALLTRIADDRLYALYLCAIVLGMRRGELLGLAWDAVDLDAGKLVVRQSLTWANGRVHLGPPKSRASRRVVPLPATVVDALQEHRERQEADRESAGDRWTETGLVFSSALGGHVSPRTLAAQWHVIRTAAGLGRMRFHDLRHTAVSLLLALGVPPHVVREIVGHSDVKVTMTVYAHGNLDEKAAALTQLSTAVTGALLSPVAVNEGQEDGS, encoded by the coding sequence ATGGCCCGCAAGCGCGCGAACGGCGAGGGGTCGATCTACAGGCGCGCCGACGGGCGCTACACCGCCGCCGCGTTCGTGCCCGTCTCCGGCGGTGGCCGGCGCCGGGTCTACGTCTACGGCCGCACCCGCGACGAGGTCCGAGGGAAGCTCGACGACCTGATGCGCCAGGCCGACGACGGCATTCCGCGGGCCCGTGAGCGGCAGACCGTCGCCGCGTACCTGGACTACTGGCTGGAGCACGTCGTCCGCCCTGAGAAGCGGGCGACCACGTTCAACAGCTACGAGTCGCTGGTCAGGCTGCACATCGTGCCGGTGATCGGGCGCAAGAAGCTCGACGAGCTCGGCCCGGCCGACGTCCGGCGGCTGCTCGCCGTGCTCCGGGAGAAGGAGATCAGCGGCAGCGGCGGCGGGGTCCGGAGGCTCTCGCCACGGATGGTCCAGTTCGCCCACGCAGTGCTGCGGAACGCGCTCTCCAACGCGGTGCGTGAGGAGCTGATCAGCCGCAACGTCGCCAAGCTCGTGCAGGTCTCCAACCCCGAGTACGACGTGGGGGTCAGCCTCGACCCGGTAGCGGCCCGCGCGCTGCTCACTCGGATCGCCGACGACCGGCTGTACGCGCTGTACCTGTGCGCGATCGTGCTCGGGATGCGGCGCGGGGAGCTGCTGGGCCTGGCCTGGGACGCCGTCGACCTCGACGCCGGGAAGCTCGTCGTGCGCCAGTCGCTCACCTGGGCCAACGGCCGCGTGCACCTCGGGCCGCCGAAGTCCCGGGCGTCCCGCCGGGTCGTCCCGCTGCCCGCGACCGTCGTCGACGCGCTGCAAGAGCACCGTGAGCGGCAGGAAGCCGACCGGGAGAGCGCCGGGGACCGCTGGACGGAGACCGGTCTCGTGTTCAGCTCGGCGCTGGGCGGGCACGTCTCGCCGCGCACGCTCGCCGCGCAGTGGCACGTGATCCGCACGGCGGCCGGCCTCGGGCGGATGCGGTTCCACGATCTGCGGCACACCGCGGTGTCGCTGCTACTCGCCCTCGGGGTTCCGCCGCACGTGGTCCGGGAGATCGTCGGGCACAGCGACGTCAAGGTCACCATGACCGTCTACGCCCACGGCAACCTCGACGAGAAGGCCGCCGCTCTGACCCAGCTGAGCACCGCTGTCACCGGCGCGTTGCTGTCACCGGTTGCTGTCAACGAGGGGCAGGAGGACGGGTCGTGA
- a CDS encoding IS256 family transposase, whose translation MVAEAKARGLALTGPDGLLKLFTKNVLETALNEEMTEHLGHDKNRADPGRESTNVRNGSRSKTVLSDAAGDVEIDVPRDRASTFEPQIVKKRQRRLTDVDEVVLSLYAKGMTTGEVSAHFADIYGASVSKETVSRITDKVVAEMNDWVGRPLDSVYAAVFIDAVHVKVRDGQVANRPVYAAIGVTVDGCKDVLGLWMGVGSEGAKFWMSVLVDLKNRGVRDVLFLVCDGLKGLPEVVANVWPQTIVQTCVVHLIRNTFRLVGRQDWDAVKRDIKPIYAAPNPNAALIAMDELDEKWGRKYAAMIRLWRNAWEEFVPFLDYDVEIRRVICSTNAIESLNARYRRAVRARGHFPTEQATMKCLYLVTRSLDPTGTGRTRWTMRWKPVINAFAITFGDRWPGAETY comes from the coding sequence ATGGTGGCCGAGGCGAAGGCGCGCGGGCTGGCGTTGACCGGCCCGGACGGCCTGTTGAAGCTCTTTACCAAGAATGTTCTGGAAACGGCGCTGAACGAGGAGATGACCGAGCACCTCGGGCACGACAAGAACCGGGCCGACCCCGGCCGGGAATCCACCAACGTGCGGAACGGGTCCCGCTCGAAGACGGTTCTCTCGGATGCCGCGGGTGACGTGGAGATCGACGTTCCGAGAGACAGGGCCAGCACTTTCGAGCCGCAGATCGTGAAGAAGCGTCAGCGGCGCCTCACAGATGTCGACGAGGTCGTACTGTCGCTGTATGCGAAAGGGATGACGACCGGGGAGGTTTCCGCACATTTCGCTGACATCTATGGGGCGTCAGTATCGAAGGAGACGGTCTCGCGGATCACCGACAAGGTCGTCGCCGAGATGAATGACTGGGTTGGTCGGCCGTTGGATTCGGTGTACGCCGCGGTGTTCATCGACGCTGTCCACGTCAAGGTCCGGGACGGGCAGGTCGCCAACCGGCCGGTCTACGCAGCCATCGGCGTCACCGTGGACGGCTGCAAGGACGTGCTGGGGCTGTGGATGGGCGTCGGCAGTGAGGGCGCGAAGTTCTGGATGAGCGTGCTGGTCGACCTGAAGAACCGCGGCGTGCGTGACGTGCTGTTCCTGGTCTGCGACGGCCTCAAAGGACTCCCGGAGGTCGTGGCCAACGTGTGGCCGCAAACCATTGTCCAAACCTGCGTCGTGCACCTGATCCGAAACACTTTCCGGCTGGTGGGTCGACAGGACTGGGACGCGGTGAAGCGCGACATCAAACCAATCTATGCCGCGCCCAACCCGAATGCAGCACTTATCGCTATGGATGAGCTCGACGAGAAATGGGGCCGTAAGTACGCGGCGATGATCCGGCTATGGCGCAACGCGTGGGAAGAGTTCGTGCCGTTCTTGGACTACGACGTCGAGATTCGAAGGGTGATCTGCTCTACGAATGCGATCGAATCGCTTAACGCCCGCTACCGGCGCGCGGTGCGGGCGCGTGGTCATTTCCCCACTGAGCAGGCTACGATGAAATGCTTGTATCTTGTGACTCGCAGCCTGGACCCGACCGGGACGGGCCGCACGAGGTGGACGATGCGTTGGAAGCCCGTGATCAACGCGTTCGCCATCACGTTCGGTGACCGCTGGCCGGGAGCCGAGACCTACTGA
- a CDS encoding DUF5919 domain-containing protein — protein MATTETVLKNLLKQQHLQEHRLFLRAYDRAASRLDKELVGSGPSKATFYRWLAGQMTRLPHPGHCRVLEAMLPGWTADELFQAWTDGAPPQPRLRPDGDEPRAAAELPQVAERPARLADLSAVFTSRTEFTHELPPSVLFDGATSIRSAGLSLNMLCQQYGDRALGALLDAGCEVQLLFLRPRGDAITARENEEGLTAGHLSMLTELNIEVAQRLRRKLSAESAGRLHIRTYNETIRFNITIVSDRTCVVQPYLPDARGLDAPTFIVDRASDDEAGLYGIFNGVFGSLWERAESQ, from the coding sequence ATGGCAACGACGGAGACCGTGCTCAAGAACCTGCTCAAGCAGCAGCACCTACAGGAACACCGGCTGTTCCTGCGTGCCTACGACCGGGCCGCGAGCAGGCTCGACAAGGAGTTGGTCGGCAGCGGGCCGAGCAAGGCCACGTTCTACCGCTGGCTCGCAGGGCAGATGACCCGGCTCCCGCACCCGGGGCACTGCCGGGTGCTCGAAGCGATGTTGCCGGGCTGGACCGCCGACGAGTTGTTCCAAGCATGGACCGACGGCGCCCCGCCGCAACCACGCCTCCGCCCCGACGGCGACGAGCCCCGCGCGGCGGCCGAGCTGCCCCAGGTCGCCGAACGGCCCGCTCGGCTCGCCGATCTCTCGGCGGTGTTCACGAGCCGGACCGAGTTCACCCACGAGCTGCCGCCCTCGGTCCTGTTCGACGGCGCCACCTCGATCCGGTCCGCGGGGCTGTCGCTGAACATGCTCTGCCAGCAGTACGGAGATCGCGCACTCGGCGCTCTGCTCGACGCCGGGTGCGAGGTGCAGCTCTTGTTCCTGCGCCCGCGCGGGGATGCGATCACCGCCCGTGAGAACGAGGAGGGGCTCACCGCCGGCCACCTGTCGATGCTCACCGAACTGAACATCGAGGTCGCCCAACGGCTACGCCGGAAACTGTCCGCAGAATCCGCGGGACGTCTTCACATCAGAACCTACAACGAGACGATCCGTTTTAACATCACCATTGTGAGCGACCGGACGTGTGTCGTTCAGCCGTATCTTCCCGATGCGCGCGGTTTGGACGCGCCGACCTTCATCGTCGACCGCGCCTCCGACGACGAGGCCGGCCTCTACGGTATCTTCAATGGTGTGTTCGGATCACTCTGGGAACGAGCGGAATCGCAGTGA